A single Bacilli bacterium DNA region contains:
- a CDS encoding sensor histidine kinase: MNLRLKLLIAFLSLIIIPLLLLVLAAYLILTEKIEEKYSQQAELTLKALSQSTDFIFREMDRVTDSTIASSAIQDILKMPAYQSKDLQHIDYFSINQIQQNFRELLVNHPSVSNAFMYTLNNQGLIRIYAKESFHVLDFATLEKHPVYKAALARDGLPKWVGPYEYPELTGADPIFTQIRMVKDVDFLQNKGVLVVQVKSSGLDNIFRAFWNTAQTHNTRFYLINENGLIFFDSTYEKRGKNISSFIDGKIKFGSGYQSVRHKFAGTESIISSIGIGRENWRVVSVTSWGALTNEVARVVKWLGAIAAFCLFAALLFNLLILNRIIGSIIMIVRHMRRVEDGEMWVRVEEKGKDEVFMLTRGYNRLMSRIHFLFEQIKLEQQHKIRAEMQLLQAQIKPHFLFNTLESINVLAVQNQGRKVSQMVQRLGNILRISFADKEIVAIREEIEHLRSYLEIQKYRFEELFEFSISVPEDLLECEILKLTLQPLVENSIQHGFDGIDYVGKISITAFACGGKIIFEIADNGIGMDSDILAQFQYNLREQKNEVVDDKNKERRGLGVNNVADRIRIHYGKEYGIWICSEAGNGTTIRCVIPNSQWGEANETAGAFGRR; this comes from the coding sequence ATGAATCTGCGGCTTAAATTGCTGATAGCCTTTTTATCTCTTATCATCATTCCATTGCTGCTGCTTGTTTTAGCCGCGTATTTGATTTTAACCGAAAAAATTGAAGAAAAATATTCGCAGCAAGCAGAACTGACGTTGAAAGCGCTTAGCCAAAGCACCGATTTCATATTCCGCGAAATGGACCGGGTAACGGATAGCACCATTGCCAGTTCGGCGATTCAGGATATTTTGAAAATGCCGGCATACCAAAGCAAAGATTTGCAACATATCGATTATTTCAGCATCAATCAAATTCAGCAAAATTTCCGCGAACTTCTGGTCAACCATCCGTCGGTCAGTAACGCCTTTATGTACACACTGAACAACCAGGGGTTGATCCGGATTTATGCCAAAGAATCATTCCACGTACTGGATTTTGCCACCTTGGAAAAGCACCCCGTATACAAAGCGGCGCTTGCCCGGGACGGATTGCCCAAATGGGTTGGTCCGTATGAATACCCCGAGTTAACCGGCGCCGATCCCATATTTACACAAATCCGCATGGTCAAAGATGTTGATTTTCTGCAAAATAAAGGCGTTTTGGTCGTCCAGGTGAAAAGCTCGGGGCTCGACAATATATTCCGCGCTTTTTGGAACACGGCACAAACGCATAATACCCGCTTTTATCTGATTAATGAAAATGGGTTGATTTTTTTCGACAGCACCTATGAAAAGCGCGGCAAAAATATTTCTTCCTTTATCGACGGAAAGATCAAATTCGGCAGCGGCTATCAAAGTGTCAGGCATAAATTCGCGGGAACGGAAAGTATTATTTCCAGCATCGGAATCGGCCGGGAAAACTGGCGGGTTGTATCTGTCACAAGTTGGGGAGCATTGACGAATGAAGTGGCGAGAGTTGTAAAATGGTTGGGAGCCATTGCGGCATTTTGCCTGTTTGCGGCTTTATTGTTCAATCTGTTGATATTAAACCGGATTATTGGCTCGATTATCATGATCGTCAGGCATATGCGGCGCGTTGAAGACGGCGAAATGTGGGTTCGCGTCGAGGAAAAAGGCAAAGATGAAGTGTTTATGCTAACGCGAGGATACAACCGCCTCATGAGCCGCATTCATTTTTTGTTTGAGCAAATCAAGCTGGAGCAGCAGCATAAGATTCGTGCGGAAATGCAATTGCTGCAGGCGCAGATCAAACCGCATTTTCTGTTTAATACGCTGGAGTCGATCAATGTGCTGGCCGTGCAAAATCAAGGCCGGAAGGTAAGCCAGATGGTGCAAAGATTGGGCAATATTTTGCGGATCAGTTTTGCGGACAAGGAGATCGTTGCAATCCGTGAAGAGATTGAACATTTGCGCAGCTACCTGGAGATTCAAAAGTACCGTTTTGAAGAATTGTTTGAATTTTCGATTTCCGTTCCGGAAGATTTGCTGGAATGCGAAATATTAAAGCTCACCTTGCAGCCGTTGGTGGAAAATAGCATCCAGCACGGTTTTGACGGTATCGATTATGTCGGAAAAATTTCCATTACGGCTTTTGCGTGCGGCGGCAAAATCATTTTTGAAATAGCCGATAACGGAATCGGCATGGATAGCGACATATTGGCCCAATTTCAATACAACCTTAGAGAGCAGAAAAACGAGGTTGTGGATGACAAAAATAAGGAAAGAAGAGGTCTCGGCGTAAATAACGTCGCCGACCGGATCCGCATTCATTACGGCAAGGAATACGGCATATGGATTTGCAGCGAGGCAGGCAACGGAACCACAATCCGATGTGTCATTCCGAATTCGCAGTGGGGTGAGGCAAATGAGACTGCGGGCGCTTTTGGCAGACGATGA
- a CDS encoding carbohydrate ABC transporter permease, producing MPRALKKGIPHVTLWIYVIVVLYPFVFVLFSSLKESNQAIVADPWGFPQHFRWSNYVDTWIKGKISIFFFNSLYLAFFAAVTGVIIAAMMAFAITRMRYKSISGFLYQFILIGMLIPGNVLFIAQYIMLSKIGILNTHWALYLPYTAGAVPISVLLIAAFMKSIPSELEEAAVVDGLSAQGMFVKIILPITIPALVTVFIVNFLGNWNEYLLANFFLSKENLRTLPTGMVGFRDKFQTNYAEVCAGIVYSVLPVMIIYGFLQEKIIEGLTAGSVKG from the coding sequence ATGCCACGTGCTCTGAAAAAAGGGATCCCGCATGTAACATTGTGGATCTATGTCATCGTCGTGTTGTACCCGTTCGTATTCGTGCTGTTCTCATCCCTGAAGGAAAGCAACCAGGCGATTGTGGCGGATCCGTGGGGGTTTCCGCAGCATTTTCGCTGGTCCAACTATGTGGATACATGGATAAAAGGGAAAATCAGCATCTTCTTCTTTAACAGTTTGTATCTGGCATTTTTCGCCGCCGTTACCGGAGTCATCATTGCCGCAATGATGGCATTTGCCATTACGCGCATGCGCTATAAGTCAATCAGCGGGTTTTTGTACCAATTTATTCTGATCGGCATGTTGATTCCCGGAAATGTGCTGTTTATTGCCCAATATATCATGTTATCCAAGATCGGAATTTTAAACACGCATTGGGCTTTGTATTTGCCTTATACCGCGGGGGCAGTGCCAATCAGCGTGCTTTTGATCGCGGCGTTTATGAAGTCGATTCCGTCGGAACTGGAAGAAGCCGCCGTTGTCGATGGATTGAGCGCACAGGGAATGTTTGTTAAAATTATTTTGCCGATAACCATTCCGGCCCTTGTCACCGTATTTATTGTCAATTTTTTGGGCAATTGGAACGAATATCTGCTGGCAAACTTCTTTTTAAGCAAAGAAAACTTACGGACATTGCCGACGGGAATGGTCGGTTTTCGCGATAAATTTCAGACCAATTATGCAGAGGTGTGCGCCGGAATTGTTTACAGCGTGCTCCCGGTCATGATCATCTACGGATTTTTGCAGGAAAAAATCATAGAAGGTTTAACGGCGGGAAGCGTGAAAGGATAA